From Klebsiella electrica, the proteins below share one genomic window:
- a CDS encoding N-acetylmuramoyl-L-alanine amidase — MLLLAGCATEKGIIDRDGYQLDTRHPAQAAYPRVKILVIHYTADDFDVSLATLTDKEVSSHYLIPERPPLHHGKPRIWQLVPEQDLAWHAGISFWRGSTRINDTSIGIELENRGWQKNAGTKSFTPFNPAQINALMPLAKDIIARYHIAPQNVVAHADIAPQRKDDPGPLFPWRQLAEQGIGAWPDAGRVAFYLNGRPSYQAVDSAELLDTLSRYGYQVTPEMTPAQQKRVIMAFQMHFRPARWDGVADAETQAIAEALLEKYGQG, encoded by the coding sequence ATGCTGCTGCTGGCGGGCTGCGCGACAGAAAAGGGAATTATTGACCGCGACGGTTACCAACTCGACACTCGCCATCCGGCACAGGCCGCCTACCCGAGAGTGAAAATATTAGTCATTCACTATACCGCCGATGACTTTGACGTTTCCCTGGCGACCCTGACGGATAAAGAGGTCAGTTCGCACTATTTGATTCCCGAGCGGCCCCCGCTGCATCACGGCAAACCGCGGATCTGGCAGCTGGTGCCGGAACAAGATTTGGCCTGGCACGCGGGGATTAGCTTCTGGCGCGGCAGCACGCGCATTAACGATACCTCTATCGGCATTGAGCTGGAGAACCGCGGCTGGCAGAAAAACGCGGGGACGAAAAGCTTTACGCCGTTCAACCCGGCACAGATTAATGCGCTGATGCCGCTGGCAAAAGATATTATTGCCCGCTACCACATTGCGCCGCAAAACGTGGTTGCCCACGCCGATATTGCCCCGCAGCGTAAGGACGATCCCGGGCCGTTATTCCCATGGCGGCAGCTGGCGGAGCAGGGTATTGGCGCGTGGCCGGATGCCGGTCGGGTGGCGTTTTATCTCAATGGCCGACCGTCGTATCAAGCGGTTGATAGCGCAGAGCTGCTGGATACGCTCTCTCGCTATGGCTATCAGGTCACGCCGGAGATGACCCCGGCGCAACAGAAACGGGTCATTATGGCCTTTCAGATGCACTTTCGCCCGGCGCGCTGGGATGGCGTCGCCGATGCTGAAAC
- a CDS encoding heavy metal-binding domain-containing protein: MQFSTTPTLEGQPIVKYCGVVTGEAILGANVFRDFFASIRDIVGGRAGSYEKELRKAREIAFGEMGEQAKALGANAVVGIDIDYETVGKDGSMLMVSVSGTAVQTR, encoded by the coding sequence ATGCAATTTTCAACGACTCCCACCCTCGAAGGGCAGCCTATTGTGAAATATTGCGGTGTCGTGACGGGAGAGGCTATCCTCGGCGCGAACGTTTTTCGCGACTTCTTCGCCAGCATCCGCGATATCGTCGGTGGTCGCGCGGGGTCCTATGAAAAAGAGCTGCGCAAGGCGCGGGAGATAGCGTTTGGCGAGATGGGCGAGCAGGCAAAAGCGCTGGGTGCCAACGCGGTCGTCGGTATCGATATCGATTATGAGACGGTGGGCAAGGATGGCAGCATGCTGATGGTTTCCGTCAGCGGCACGGCGGTACAGACACGGTGA
- a CDS encoding lipoprotein, with translation MRDKLVAFIIPCALALSACTTVTPAYKDNGTRSGACIEGGPDEVAQKFYDYQIQHRNNDLTALRPYLSDDLARLLNDARQDPSRSSLLQSNLFSSSTTPADSASVASASTIPNRDARNIPLRVDLKQGSQSWQDEVLMIQEGQCWAVDDVRYLGINSRAPAGSLQQSLEKRG, from the coding sequence ATGCGCGACAAACTCGTTGCTTTTATTATCCCGTGCGCGCTCGCGCTGAGTGCCTGTACCACCGTCACCCCCGCCTATAAAGATAATGGCACCCGCAGCGGGGCCTGCATCGAAGGTGGACCGGATGAGGTGGCGCAGAAATTCTACGATTATCAGATCCAGCACCGAAACAACGACCTGACGGCCCTGCGTCCTTATCTCAGCGACGATCTGGCCAGATTATTAAACGATGCCCGCCAGGATCCGTCCCGCAGCTCGCTGCTGCAATCGAACCTCTTCTCCAGCTCGACAACCCCGGCCGATAGCGCCAGCGTGGCCAGCGCCTCCACCATTCCAAACCGCGATGCCCGCAATATCCCTCTGCGCGTCGATTTAAAACAGGGCAGCCAAAGCTGGCAGGATGAAGTGCTGATGATTCAGGAAGGCCAGTGCTGGGCCGTCGATGACGTACGTTACCTTGGCATTAACTCTCGTGCCCCGGCCGGTTCCCTGCAACAGAGTCTTGAAAAACGCGGATAA
- the artP gene encoding arginine ABC transporter ATP-binding protein ArtP, whose amino-acid sequence MSIKLNGINCFYGAHQALFDITLDCPQGETLVLLGPSGAGKSSLLRVLNLLEMPRSGTLHIAGNHFDFTKTPSDKAIRELRQNVGMVFQQYNLWPHLTVQQNLIEAPCRVLGLSKDMALARAEKLLERLRLKPYSDRYPLHLSGGQQQRVAIARALMMEPQVLLFDEPTAALDPEITAQIVSIIRELAGTGITQVIVTHEVEVARKTASRVVYMENGHIIEQGDASCFTHPQTDAFKNYLSH is encoded by the coding sequence ATGAGTATTAAACTAAACGGCATTAACTGCTTCTACGGCGCGCATCAGGCGCTGTTCGACATCACGCTGGATTGCCCGCAGGGGGAAACGCTGGTGCTGCTCGGCCCGAGTGGTGCCGGGAAAAGCTCGCTGCTTCGCGTACTCAACCTGTTGGAAATGCCGCGTTCCGGGACATTACATATCGCCGGTAACCACTTCGACTTTACCAAAACGCCTTCTGACAAAGCCATTCGCGAGCTGCGCCAGAACGTGGGTATGGTTTTCCAGCAGTATAATCTGTGGCCGCACCTGACGGTGCAGCAAAACCTGATTGAAGCCCCCTGCCGCGTGCTGGGGTTAAGTAAAGACATGGCGCTCGCTCGCGCCGAAAAACTGCTGGAACGTCTTCGTCTCAAGCCCTACAGCGATCGTTATCCGCTGCATCTTTCCGGTGGCCAGCAGCAGCGCGTCGCCATTGCGCGGGCGCTGATGATGGAACCCCAGGTCCTGCTGTTTGATGAACCTACCGCAGCGCTCGACCCGGAAATCACCGCTCAGATCGTCAGCATTATTCGCGAGCTGGCCGGCACCGGCATTACGCAGGTTATCGTCACCCACGAAGTGGAAGTGGCGCGTAAAACGGCAAGCCGCGTGGTGTATATGGAAAATGGTCACATCATTGAACAAGGGGATGCCAGCTGCTTTACGCATCCGCAGACCGACGCGTTTAAAAACTATCTTTCACATTGA
- the artI gene encoding arginine ABC transporter substrate-binding protein ArtI: protein MKKVLIAAILASMSLSATAAQTIRFATEASYPPFESIDANNKIVGFDVDLANALCKEIDATCTFTNQAFDSLIPSLKFRRVDAVMAGMDITPEREKQVLFTTPYYENSALFVGQKGKFTSLEQLKGKKVGVQNGTTHQKFINDKHPEITTVPYDSYQNAKLDLQNGRIDAVFGDNAVVTEWLKSNPKLAAVGDKVTDKDYFGTGLGIALRQGNTELQQKFNAALEKVKKDGTYQTIYSKWFQK from the coding sequence ATGAAAAAAGTACTGATTGCCGCGATCCTGGCCAGCATGAGCCTGTCAGCTACTGCCGCCCAGACCATTCGTTTCGCCACTGAGGCCTCCTACCCTCCGTTTGAATCGATTGATGCCAACAATAAAATTGTCGGTTTTGATGTCGATCTGGCCAACGCGCTGTGTAAAGAAATTGATGCCACCTGCACCTTTACCAACCAGGCCTTCGATAGCCTGATCCCCAGCCTCAAATTCCGCCGCGTCGATGCGGTGATGGCCGGGATGGATATCACGCCTGAGCGTGAAAAGCAGGTGCTGTTCACCACGCCTTACTATGAAAACTCGGCGCTGTTTGTCGGCCAGAAGGGTAAATTCACCAGCCTCGAGCAGCTGAAAGGCAAAAAAGTCGGCGTCCAGAACGGGACTACGCACCAGAAATTTATTAATGACAAACACCCTGAAATCACCACCGTGCCGTATGACAGCTACCAGAATGCGAAACTGGATCTGCAAAATGGCCGTATTGATGCCGTGTTTGGCGATAATGCCGTCGTCACCGAATGGCTGAAGAGCAATCCGAAGCTGGCCGCGGTGGGCGATAAGGTCACGGATAAAGACTACTTCGGCACCGGTCTGGGCATTGCGCTGCGCCAGGGCAATACCGAGCTGCAGCAGAAATTTAATGCTGCGCTGGAAAAAGTGAAAAAAGATGGGACTTACCAGACCATCTACAGCAAATGGTTTCAGAAGTAA
- the artQ gene encoding arginine ABC transporter permease ArtQ, whose product MNEIFPLASAAGMTVGLAVCALIIGLVLAMLFAVLESVKWRPLAWFATGVVTILRGLPEILVVLFIYFGSSQLLLTLSDGFTINLGFVQIPVQMQIEDFDVSPFLCGAIALSLLYAAYASQTLRGALKAVPQGQWESGQALGLSKGAIFFRLVMPQMWRHALPGLGNQWLVLLKDTALVSLISVNDLMLQTKSIATRTQEPFNWYIIAAAIYLVITLLSQYILKRIDQRATRFERRPG is encoded by the coding sequence ATGAATGAAATTTTTCCCTTAGCAAGCGCCGCCGGGATGACCGTCGGCCTTGCCGTTTGCGCGCTGATCATCGGCCTGGTGCTGGCGATGCTGTTTGCCGTGCTGGAGTCAGTGAAATGGCGCCCGCTGGCATGGTTCGCAACCGGCGTGGTCACGATTCTGCGTGGGCTACCGGAGATTCTGGTGGTCCTGTTTATCTATTTCGGCTCCTCACAGCTACTGCTTACGCTCTCTGACGGTTTTACGATCAATCTTGGTTTTGTGCAGATTCCGGTACAGATGCAGATTGAAGACTTCGACGTCAGTCCGTTCCTGTGCGGCGCCATCGCGCTGTCCCTGCTGTACGCCGCTTACGCCTCGCAAACTTTGCGCGGGGCGCTCAAGGCGGTACCTCAGGGACAATGGGAGTCAGGCCAGGCGCTGGGGCTGTCGAAAGGGGCTATCTTCTTCCGTCTGGTGATGCCGCAAATGTGGCGTCATGCGCTGCCGGGCCTCGGCAACCAGTGGCTGGTTCTGCTGAAAGATACCGCACTGGTCAGTTTAATCAGCGTCAACGATCTGATGCTGCAAACCAAGAGCATCGCTACCCGCACTCAGGAACCGTTTAACTGGTATATCATCGCGGCGGCGATCTATCTGGTCATCACCCTGCTCAGTCAGTACATCCTCAAACGTATTGACCAACGTGCGACGCGCTTCGAACGGAGACCAGGCTGA
- the artM gene encoding arginine ABC transporter permease ArtM: protein MLDYLPELLKGLHTSLTLTAASIVVALILSLVFTIVLTLKTPVLVWIVRAYITLFTGTPLLVQIFLIYYGPGQFPSLQDYPVLWHLISEPWLCAMIALSLNSAAYTTQLFYGAIRAIPDGQWQSCSALGMSKKDTLAILLPYAFKRALSSYSNEVVLVFKSTSLAYTITLMEVMGHGQLLYGRTYDVMVFGAAGIVYLIVNGLLTLLMRLVERRALAFERRN from the coding sequence ATGCTCGATTACTTACCCGAACTGCTAAAAGGGCTGCATACCAGCCTGACGCTGACGGCGGCGTCGATCGTCGTCGCGCTGATCCTGTCGCTGGTTTTCACCATCGTCCTGACGCTGAAAACGCCGGTGCTGGTGTGGATTGTTCGCGCTTATATCACCTTATTTACCGGTACGCCGCTGCTGGTGCAGATCTTCCTGATTTACTATGGTCCAGGTCAGTTCCCCTCTTTGCAGGACTACCCGGTGCTGTGGCATCTGATTTCTGAACCCTGGCTGTGCGCCATGATAGCTCTGTCCCTGAACAGCGCCGCCTACACCACCCAGCTGTTTTATGGTGCGATCCGCGCCATCCCTGACGGCCAGTGGCAATCCTGTAGCGCGCTGGGCATGAGCAAGAAAGACACGCTGGCGATTCTGCTGCCGTACGCCTTTAAGCGCGCCCTCTCTTCTTATTCCAACGAGGTGGTGCTGGTGTTCAAAAGTACCTCTCTGGCTTACACCATTACGCTGATGGAAGTCATGGGACACGGCCAGCTGCTGTACGGACGCACCTACGACGTCATGGTGTTTGGCGCGGCCGGCATCGTCTATCTCATCGTCAACGGTCTGCTGACGCTGCTGATGCGGTTAGTGGAGCGTCGAGCGCTGGCATTCGAACGACGGAATTAA
- a CDS encoding GntP family permease, which produces MSDKPVEAAATGMSPALKGALVLGIGLIIFNPGSTSGEELDSFRVIGGLLVAIAALLFMILKTRIPAFPALIIAAVITGSLGGMKSEMMIASVTRGFGGTLGNIGIVIGFGVMMGSLLQMSGASKRMAISFINLLGKGREELALVMIGLIVSMAVFCDSAFIVLVPLVKAISRSTGKSVVGLGATLAAGLVISHSMIPPAVGPFGVVSQFNMPIGRFMLWSMVVAVPVAIAGFLYTRRLGNAIFLIPTADGSGFTRERPLAGEESVQQEESLPGKVISFAPLMVPIVLILLATFFKEFGYIDPESHTWQQSLAQMVVAIGHPVTAVGTGLLIAIIGLGSRYERKEVTQNMENAIRSAGIIFLVIGGGGALGMVLRDSGAGNMIADYIIRTGVPGVLLPLTISTLVRLIQGSGTVAMITAASITAPMIGTLGVDPVIAGLGCTVGSFMFSYFNDAYFWVVNRSLGVTEVQEQIRVWSITSTILWATGSVTLLLINALCF; this is translated from the coding sequence ATGTCTGATAAACCAGTGGAAGCCGCCGCGACGGGAATGAGTCCGGCATTGAAGGGGGCGCTAGTCCTTGGCATTGGGTTAATCATTTTTAACCCTGGAAGCACCAGCGGGGAGGAGCTCGACAGTTTCCGCGTGATTGGCGGACTGCTGGTCGCAATAGCGGCGCTGCTCTTTATGATCCTTAAAACGCGCATTCCCGCGTTTCCCGCATTGATCATTGCCGCGGTGATTACCGGCTCGTTGGGCGGGATGAAAAGCGAAATGATGATCGCTTCTGTCACCAGGGGCTTTGGCGGGACGTTAGGCAATATCGGCATCGTGATTGGCTTTGGCGTGATGATGGGCTCGCTGCTGCAGATGAGCGGAGCCTCTAAGCGCATGGCGATTTCGTTTATCAACCTGCTGGGCAAGGGACGTGAGGAGCTGGCGCTGGTGATGATCGGTCTGATCGTCTCAATGGCCGTATTCTGCGATTCGGCGTTTATCGTTCTGGTACCGTTGGTTAAGGCTATCTCCCGTTCAACGGGTAAATCGGTGGTTGGCTTAGGGGCAACGCTTGCGGCCGGATTAGTGATCAGTCATAGCATGATCCCGCCTGCCGTTGGTCCGTTTGGCGTGGTATCGCAGTTCAATATGCCGATTGGCCGGTTTATGCTCTGGAGCATGGTCGTGGCGGTACCGGTGGCGATAGCCGGATTCCTGTATACCCGACGTCTTGGCAACGCTATTTTCCTGATCCCGACGGCAGACGGCAGTGGTTTTACCCGTGAACGCCCCCTTGCCGGCGAGGAAAGCGTGCAGCAGGAGGAGTCTCTGCCGGGTAAAGTGATTTCGTTTGCTCCGCTGATGGTGCCGATCGTACTGATTCTGCTGGCCACCTTCTTCAAGGAGTTCGGCTACATTGACCCGGAGAGTCATACGTGGCAGCAGTCGTTAGCGCAGATGGTCGTCGCTATCGGCCATCCGGTTACGGCGGTGGGGACCGGGTTACTGATCGCCATTATTGGGCTGGGTAGCCGTTACGAGCGTAAAGAAGTCACCCAAAATATGGAAAATGCGATTCGCTCGGCGGGGATTATCTTTCTGGTTATCGGCGGCGGCGGGGCGCTGGGTATGGTGCTGCGTGATTCCGGCGCCGGCAATATGATAGCCGATTACATTATCCGCACAGGCGTTCCGGGTGTCTTGCTGCCGCTGACCATTTCGACGCTGGTGCGTTTAATTCAGGGGTCTGGTACGGTGGCGATGATTACCGCGGCGAGTATTACCGCCCCGATGATCGGGACCTTAGGCGTGGATCCGGTGATTGCTGGCCTCGGCTGTACGGTAGGCTCCTTTATGTTTTCCTACTTTAACGATGCCTATTTTTGGGTTGTGAACCGCTCGCTCGGCGTGACTGAAGTCCAGGAGCAGATCAGAGTGTGGAGTATCACCTCGACTATCCTCTGGGCGACCGGGTCGGTCACCCTACTGCTGATTAACGCGCTGTGCTTTTAA
- the pdxA gene encoding 4-hydroxythreonine-4-phosphate dehydrogenase PdxA, which yields MRPLVVIPMGDAAGIGPEITVKTLASEHAQQYARMVVVGNKTILEQAMKFSGVSLSINVISGVNEYIDRPGLMNLIETGDLNIDVFKAGEIQGQCGRAAYDCIEKAVKMTLCGDVDAVATTPINKESLRAGGVDFIGHTEIFAHLTNTHDPLTLFQVRTLRVFFLTRHLSLVEAIRSLTPEKVCDYALRCTRALQQLGVPQPKLVVAAINPHGGEHGLFGHEDDDVLLPGIELARDQGIAIEGPKPADSVFHFALQGAWDAVLSPYHDQGHIATKMVDFHRTISITSGMPVLRTSVDHGTANDIAGRGIADPVSLIEAVRLAALYAPYYKKQ from the coding sequence ATGAGACCGTTGGTGGTTATTCCAATGGGGGATGCTGCTGGCATCGGCCCGGAGATTACCGTAAAAACCCTGGCGTCGGAGCATGCGCAACAATATGCCAGAATGGTCGTTGTCGGCAATAAAACTATTCTGGAACAGGCGATGAAGTTTTCCGGCGTATCGTTATCAATTAACGTCATTTCTGGCGTGAATGAGTATATCGATCGACCGGGATTAATGAATCTTATTGAGACCGGAGATCTCAATATTGACGTGTTTAAAGCGGGAGAGATTCAGGGGCAGTGCGGCAGGGCGGCCTATGACTGTATTGAGAAAGCGGTAAAGATGACGCTATGCGGCGACGTCGATGCGGTGGCGACGACCCCGATTAATAAGGAGTCGCTGAGGGCCGGGGGCGTTGATTTTATCGGACATACCGAGATATTTGCTCATCTCACGAATACCCACGATCCGCTGACCCTGTTTCAGGTTCGCACGCTGCGGGTTTTCTTCCTGACGCGCCATCTCTCTCTGGTTGAGGCGATCCGCAGCCTGACGCCGGAGAAAGTATGCGATTACGCGCTGCGCTGTACGCGTGCGCTGCAGCAGCTTGGCGTGCCACAGCCCAAACTGGTGGTGGCCGCGATTAATCCCCACGGCGGCGAGCACGGCCTGTTTGGCCATGAGGATGATGACGTTCTGTTGCCGGGTATTGAGCTCGCGCGTGACCAAGGCATAGCGATTGAGGGGCCAAAACCGGCCGACAGCGTATTCCATTTTGCTCTGCAGGGGGCATGGGATGCCGTGCTGTCGCCGTATCATGACCAGGGGCATATCGCCACCAAAATGGTGGACTTCCACCGCACCATTTCTATCACCAGCGGCATGCCTGTCCTGCGAACTTCCGTTGATCACGGTACCGCAAATGACATTGCGGGGAGGGGAATTGCCGATCCGGTCAGCCTGATTGAAGCGGTCAGGCTGGCGGCACTCTACGCGCCTTATTACAAAAAACAATAA
- a CDS encoding four-carbon acid sugar kinase family protein: protein MKIAIIADDLTGANATAALLSTKGFTTMTCLDNDAEEAQRFDVVSFSTDSRSVSSVEAYRRVAECVARINPEQTLISKRIDSTLRGNLGAEVDAVIDSFPHLMAIVVPVYPSSGRICVGGSLLVDGIPLQNTAMRNDPKNPMLESSVVELFRQQTNKNVSYICLRDVLRGEITLTKKLKELYCANVRIVIIDATTGDDIQQIAQAVQKAKIPCFCVDPGVFTAQLAWLKFSSGRRRTNKVFLAIGSVSDLTQRQIKKLRYEREVYIETLSAEELINFSLHPENAAQLVDRLIDKTRTCDVVGIDSVEAPEHIFRLETLAKKFAVDNHQVSCMINSGIAEVVAQVLKKEKSPISGLYGSGGDVMVSITKRLKGSGVVLKDEVEPLAVYGKLVGGLADGLPLITKGGFVGNDNTLVHCIDYLVTKVSGNTAITETV from the coding sequence GTGAAAATTGCAATAATTGCGGACGATTTAACCGGCGCAAATGCGACCGCCGCGCTGTTAAGTACCAAAGGGTTTACGACCATGACCTGTCTGGATAACGACGCTGAAGAGGCGCAGCGCTTTGATGTGGTTTCATTTTCTACAGATTCCCGCTCTGTTTCCTCTGTTGAAGCCTACAGGCGGGTAGCGGAATGCGTCGCGCGGATTAACCCCGAACAGACGTTGATCAGTAAGCGCATTGATTCAACGCTGCGCGGTAATTTGGGCGCTGAAGTTGATGCGGTCATCGATAGCTTCCCCCATCTGATGGCTATCGTCGTCCCCGTTTATCCCTCCAGCGGGCGTATTTGTGTGGGAGGCTCGCTGCTGGTGGATGGCATTCCGCTACAGAATACCGCAATGCGCAACGATCCTAAAAACCCCATGCTGGAATCGTCGGTGGTGGAATTGTTCCGCCAGCAGACCAATAAAAACGTCAGCTATATTTGTCTGCGCGATGTGTTGCGTGGCGAAATCACGCTGACTAAAAAACTGAAGGAGTTGTATTGCGCTAACGTGCGTATTGTCATCATCGATGCGACAACCGGCGATGATATTCAGCAGATAGCCCAGGCGGTACAGAAAGCAAAAATTCCCTGTTTTTGCGTTGACCCCGGCGTGTTCACCGCGCAGCTCGCATGGTTAAAATTTTCATCCGGACGCAGGCGGACCAATAAAGTTTTTCTGGCCATTGGCAGCGTTTCTGATTTAACCCAGCGGCAAATAAAAAAATTACGCTACGAGCGCGAAGTGTATATTGAAACGCTGTCGGCAGAAGAGTTAATTAATTTTTCTCTTCACCCGGAAAATGCCGCCCAGCTCGTTGACCGGTTAATTGATAAAACCCGGACCTGTGATGTGGTCGGCATTGATTCTGTCGAGGCCCCTGAGCATATATTCAGGCTAGAAACGCTCGCTAAAAAATTTGCGGTCGACAATCATCAGGTCAGCTGCATGATTAATAGCGGTATCGCCGAAGTCGTGGCTCAGGTGTTGAAGAAAGAAAAATCGCCGATCAGCGGACTCTACGGTAGCGGCGGCGATGTGATGGTCAGTATAACCAAACGATTAAAAGGCAGTGGCGTAGTATTAAAAGACGAAGTTGAGCCGCTGGCCGTCTATGGAAAGTTAGTTGGCGGACTGGCTGATGGGCTGCCATTAATTACCAAAGGCGGATTTGTCGGGAATGATAATACTCTGGTGCACTGCATTGATTATTTAGTGACGAAAGTCTCGGGTAACACTGCCATTACCGAAACTGTGTAA
- a CDS encoding DeoR/GlpR family DNA-binding transcription regulator, with translation MTRYSKTQRVRRIIEMLDVNHSTTINQLAEYFTVSHMTIRRDVEELQKNGRVKVIFGGQIIKGFINESPEYKDKAQHNIAWKKEVALQAYKLLRPGEIVFMDGGTTVKQLAWLIDIPLTVITNDISTAYILNDRPNIKLFICPGELVRESRSAYCTETLRYLSEHYTDLAFIGADGFDENYGAMTTTQSKADCKWMAMSRAAKSVLLVDESKRNVFCHYKITDLAEFSQVIVNSDSLMR, from the coding sequence ATGACACGCTATTCAAAAACGCAAAGGGTGCGTCGTATTATTGAGATGCTTGACGTTAATCATTCCACTACTATTAACCAGTTAGCTGAATACTTTACAGTTTCACATATGACAATTCGCCGTGATGTTGAGGAACTCCAGAAGAACGGGCGGGTCAAGGTTATATTCGGTGGGCAAATTATTAAGGGATTCATTAACGAAAGTCCGGAATATAAAGATAAAGCGCAGCACAATATTGCATGGAAGAAAGAGGTAGCGCTCCAGGCCTATAAACTCTTGCGTCCTGGCGAGATTGTTTTTATGGACGGTGGTACCACGGTGAAACAGCTGGCCTGGTTAATAGATATTCCACTAACGGTGATCACTAACGATATTTCTACCGCCTATATTTTGAATGACCGACCCAACATTAAATTGTTTATTTGCCCCGGTGAGTTAGTCAGGGAAAGCCGCTCAGCCTATTGTACCGAGACGCTGCGTTACCTGAGCGAGCATTATACCGACCTCGCTTTTATCGGGGCCGATGGTTTTGATGAGAATTATGGCGCAATGACGACCACGCAAAGTAAAGCGGACTGCAAGTGGATGGCAATGAGCCGTGCCGCAAAGTCAGTCCTGCTGGTGGATGAGAGTAAACGAAATGTCTTCTGCCATTACAAAATAACCGATTTGGCGGAATTCAGTCAGGTCATCGTCAATAGCGATTCGCTGATGAGGTGA
- a CDS encoding KpsF/GutQ family sugar-phosphate isomerase encodes MNKITNSQFIHSITKLKEYCDRAYHNNDKRLKELVMNNKTRNIQELINRGRNVLHEEAKAIISATSNINESFAQAINIILNAPGKVVLSAMGKPGYIAHKISATLASTGTPSFYLHPGEALHGDLGRVSREDVVILISNSGETTEVVNMLPALKRTGVPIIAICGTPDSLLAKYSDVVISAQVEHECCPLDLAPTTSTTLALAIGDALAVTLMQERNFSKEAFALYHPGGSLGRRRLLTVGKAMRSGEKACLIGRESTILDALFIMTRYLSGAALIVNGRNELEGIITDGDIRRYIMYNNLFLQTPVRELMNPFATCIGQHQLIDEAIRTMEQHQPAPVSVLPVINDDKQVVGLLHLTDLLNIFPAEN; translated from the coding sequence GTGAATAAAATCACAAATTCACAGTTCATTCACTCAATCACAAAATTAAAAGAGTATTGTGATCGGGCCTACCATAATAACGATAAACGACTAAAGGAACTCGTTATGAATAATAAAACAAGAAACATTCAGGAATTAATTAATCGAGGCCGTAACGTATTGCATGAAGAAGCAAAGGCAATAATTAGTGCAACCTCTAATATTAATGAGAGCTTTGCACAAGCGATAAATATTATATTAAATGCACCGGGCAAGGTGGTGCTAAGCGCAATGGGCAAACCCGGCTATATCGCGCATAAGATTTCGGCCACCCTCGCCAGCACCGGCACTCCCTCATTTTATCTGCACCCGGGCGAAGCGCTGCACGGCGACCTGGGAAGAGTCAGCCGCGAAGATGTCGTGATCCTTATCTCCAACAGCGGCGAAACGACCGAAGTCGTCAATATGCTCCCCGCGCTCAAGCGAACAGGCGTGCCCATTATTGCGATATGCGGAACCCCTGACTCCCTCCTGGCAAAATACAGCGACGTGGTTATTTCCGCTCAGGTTGAGCACGAATGCTGCCCCCTGGATCTTGCCCCGACAACCAGCACCACCCTGGCGTTGGCTATCGGAGACGCCCTTGCCGTGACCCTGATGCAAGAGCGAAACTTCAGCAAAGAGGCGTTTGCCCTCTACCATCCCGGCGGTTCGCTCGGCAGGAGGCGGCTATTAACGGTCGGGAAAGCAATGCGCAGCGGCGAAAAAGCCTGTCTTATCGGTCGGGAGTCGACGATACTCGATGCGCTGTTTATCATGACCCGCTATCTCTCCGGGGCAGCGCTGATTGTCAATGGCCGCAATGAACTGGAAGGCATTATTACCGACGGTGATATCCGCCGCTATATCATGTACAACAACCTCTTCTTACAGACCCCGGTGAGGGAGCTGATGAACCCTTTCGCGACCTGCATTGGTCAACACCAGTTAATTGATGAGGCGATCAGGACCATGGAGCAGCATCAGCCGGCTCCCGTCAGCGTACTGCCGGTGATTAACGACGACAAGCAGGTTGTCGGATTGCTGCATTTAACCGATCTCCTGAACATATTTCCAGCAGAAAACTAA